A window of the Lactuca sativa cultivar Salinas chromosome 7, Lsat_Salinas_v11, whole genome shotgun sequence genome harbors these coding sequences:
- the LOC111892042 gene encoding peroxisome biogenesis protein 7, translating to MPAFKTPFNGYAVKFSPFYEQRLAVATAQNFGILGNGRIHVIDLSPAGPIAEIAAYDTADGVYDVSWSESHDSLLVAAVADGSVKLYDLSLPPTSNPVRSLSEHTRETHSVDYNAVRRDSFLSSSWDDTIKLWTIDRPTSVRTFKEHAYCVYSAAWNPRHADVFASASGDCTARIWDVREPGSTMILPAHEFEILSCDWNKYDDAVIATSSVDKSIKVWDVRNYRVPVAVLNGHGYAVRKVKFSPHRASVIASCSYDMTVCLWDYMVEDSLIGRYDHHTEFAVGVDMSVLVEGLLASTGWDEFAYVWQHGTDPKAP from the coding sequence ATGCCGGCGTTCAAAACCCCGTTCAATGGCTACGCCGTAAAGTTCAGCCCCTTTTACGAGCAACGACTCGCGGTCGCCACCGCTCAAAACTTTGGCATCCTTGGCAATGGACGGATTCACGTAATCGACCTTTCTCCCGCCGGACCGATCGCCGAAATCGCCGCCTACGATACCGCGGATGGTGTTTACGACGTTTCATGGTCAGAATCTCACGATTCACTCTTAGTCGCAGCCGTCGCCGATGGTTCGGTCAAGCTATACGATCTCTCCCTCCCACCTACTTCCAATCCAGTCCGATCCCTCTCCGAACACACCCGCGAAACCCACTCGGTTGACTACAACGCCGTCCGTCGAGACTCTTTTCTATCATCCTCCTGGGACGACACCATCAAGCTCTGGACAATCGATCGACCTACCTCCGTCCGTACGTTTAAAGAACATGCGTATTGTGTTTACTCCGCCGCGTGGAACCCCCGTCACGCAGATGTTTTTGCGTCGGCGTCCGGCGATTGCACCGCCCGGATATGGGATGTGCGTGAGCCGGGATCAACAATGATCCTCCCCGCTCACGAATTTGAAATATTATCATGTGATTGGAACAAATACGATGATGCAGTGATCGCGACTTCATCGGTTGATAAATCAATTAAGGTATGGGATGTAAGAAATTACAGAGTTCCTGTAGCTGTTTTGAATGGACATGGATATGCAGTGAGAAAAGTTAAGTTTTCACCACATAGAGCAAGTGTAATCGCGTCATGTTCATATGATATGACTGTTTGTTTGTGGGATTATATGGTGGAGGATTCGTTGATTGGGCGTTATGATCATCATACAGAATTTGCAGTTGGGGTTGATATGAGTGTTCTTGTTGAAGGGTTATTAGCAAGCACTGGATGGGATGAATTTGCTTATGTTTGGCAACATGGGACTGATCCAAAAGCACCTTGA
- the LOC111892041 gene encoding probable serine/threonine-protein kinase SIS8 isoform X2, translating into MIPSLEELHVLESEGFRLNVIVVDMHKDKKVSMLQQLALTLAKGLTSNPAAVIKKIGGLVCDFYKLPNVELNYAKTAWEEVYNVHNQGIQMLGQIKHGFCHPRAILFKVLADTVGLDCRVMVGLPKEAESERTDSHRHVSVIVELNSTELLVDIVRYPGHLVPFSTKAVYMSHVYVIGQGDSGENDSCDSPIEPNSPVHGAAENTDEGDPNAANATWGRNKNALAEQSTPSSSPEHYLFRGHGRSMLGGHKDSPKGYGHGMTVSRSAGASPTGSRRRRRRSSATMIPEIGDDIVRVVRAMNDTLKRNHPPRELVDEHGTSPDHQENASGSHNHRRQTSCPKAISLPSSPHKYRTRVLGSDKNGTEKLEGNFDMITAWNKLLESSSIGNEPWFPYHEWNIDFSELTVGSRVGIGFFGEVFRGTWNGIEVAIKVLLEQEVSAENIEDFCNEISILSRLRHPNVILFLGACTTPPHFSLITEYMDMGSLYYLIHVSGLKKRISWRRRLKMLCDICRGLMCMHRMKIVHRDLKSANCLVNKHWIVKICDFGLSRVLTTANMRDCSSAGTPEWMAPELIRNQPFTEKCDIFSLGVIIWELCTLQRPWEGVPSAQVVRAVGNDGTRLEIPEGPLGNLISDCWAEPDQRPNCEEILSRLMSCEMLI; encoded by the exons ATGATCCCTTCTCTTGAAGAGCTTCATGTGTTAGAATCAGAGGGGTTTAGGCTCAATGTTATTGTTGTTGATATGCATAAAGATAAGAAGGTGTCAATGTTACAGCAGCTGGCTTTGACTTTGGCAAAAGGGTTGACTTCTAATCCAGCTGCAGTAATTAAAAAGATAGGCGGATTG GTTTGTGACTTCTACAAACTCCCAAATGTGGAGTTAAATTATGCAAAAACTGCTTGGGAGGAAGTCTACAATGTACATAATCAAGGTATTCAGATGCTAGGTCAAATAAAGCATGGTTTTTGTCATCCACGTGCcattcttttcaaagttcttgcAGATACTGTTGGCCTTGACTGTAGGGTTATGGTG GGTTTACCAAAGGAAGCAGAATCAGAGAGAACAGATTCACACAGGCACGTGTCTGTTATTGTGGAGCTGAATTCTACTGAATTACTGGTTGATATAGTGAGGTATCCAGGACATTTGGTACCCTTTTCAACAAAGGCAGTATACATGTCTCATGTGTATGTCATTGGTCAAGGTGATTCTGGAGAAAATGACTCATGTGATTCTCCTATTGAACCCAACAGTCCTGTACATGGTGCTGCAGAAAACACGGATGAAGG TGACCCTAATGCAGCAAATGCAACATGGGGGCGCAACAAAAATGCACTTGCTGAACAAAGCACACCCAGTTCAAG TCCAGAGCATTATTTATTTAGAGGGCATGGAAGATCTATGCTTGGTGGTCATAAAGATTCTCCCAAAGGATATGGACATGGCATGACAGTATCAAG GTCAGCAGGGGCATCACCTACAGGAAGCCGAAGAAGACGAAGGAGAAGTAGTGCTACTATGATTCCAGAAATTGGTGATGACATTGTAAG GGTTGTGAGAGCAATGAATGATACTTTGAAGAGAAATCATCCTCCAAGGGAACTTGTTGATGAACATGGCACTAGTCCAGATCATCAGGAAAAT GCATCTGGTTCACATAACCATAGGAGGCAAACGAGTTGTCCAAAAGCCATCTCTTTACCTTCATCTCCTCATAAGTATAGGACTCGTGTTCTTGGTTCTGATAAAAATGGAACTGAAAAATTAGAAGGAAATTTCGATATGATCACAGCATGGAATAAGTTGCTTGAATCTTCCTCCATTGGGAATGAACCATGGTTTCCATATCATGAATGGAATATTGACTTTTCTGAACTCACTGTTGGTTCACGTGTTGGCATAG GGTTTTTTGGGGAAGTTTTCCGAGGTACTTGGAATGGAATAGAGGTTGCTATTAAAGTGTTACTTGAACAGGAAGTAAGTGCGGAAAATATTGAAGATTTTTGCAATGAGATTTCCATATTAAG TCGACTTCGCCACCCAAATG TTATATTGTTCCTTGGTGCCTGTACAACGCCTCCTCACTTTTCATTGATCACTGAATACATGGACATGGGGTCACTATATTACCTGATTCATGTGAGTGGGTTAAAAAAAAGAATTAGCTGGCGAAGGAGACTCAAAATGCTGTGTGATATATGCAG GGGTCTAATGTGTATGCATCGAATGAAAATAGTGCACCGTGATCTGAAAAGTGCGAATTGCTTAGTGAATAAGCATTGGATAGTGAAGATTTGTGATTTTGGGCTGTCACGGGTACTAACAACCGCAAACATGAGAGATTGTTCGTCTGCAGGGACTCCAGAGTGGATGGCACCCGAACTCATTCGCAATCAACCCTTTACTGAAAAATGTGATATTTTCAGCCTCGGTGTCATAATTTGGGAACTATGTACTCTTCAGAGACCATGGGAAGGTGTCCCATCAGCCCAA GTGGTTCGTGCAGTTGGTAATGATGGAACACGACTTGAAATTCCTGAAGGTCCTTTGGGAAACCTAATATCAG ATTGTTGGGCAGAACCAGATCAACGACCTAACTGTGAAGAAATTTTGTCACGCTTAATGAGCTGCGAGATGCTGATTTAA
- the LOC111892041 gene encoding probable serine/threonine-protein kinase SIS8 isoform X1: MEETQTDTVQNESRNKSVSSSSSDGALKFKRMHSDRHLADSGGAQRVSQALWSTGNLYEPIPSGFYSILPEKRLKEKYDMIPSLEELHVLESEGFRLNVIVVDMHKDKKVSMLQQLALTLAKGLTSNPAAVIKKIGGLVCDFYKLPNVELNYAKTAWEEVYNVHNQGIQMLGQIKHGFCHPRAILFKVLADTVGLDCRVMVGLPKEAESERTDSHRHVSVIVELNSTELLVDIVRYPGHLVPFSTKAVYMSHVYVIGQGDSGENDSCDSPIEPNSPVHGAAENTDEGDPNAANATWGRNKNALAEQSTPSSSPEHYLFRGHGRSMLGGHKDSPKGYGHGMTVSRSAGASPTGSRRRRRRSSATMIPEIGDDIVRVVRAMNDTLKRNHPPRELVDEHGTSPDHQENASGSHNHRRQTSCPKAISLPSSPHKYRTRVLGSDKNGTEKLEGNFDMITAWNKLLESSSIGNEPWFPYHEWNIDFSELTVGSRVGIGFFGEVFRGTWNGIEVAIKVLLEQEVSAENIEDFCNEISILSRLRHPNVILFLGACTTPPHFSLITEYMDMGSLYYLIHVSGLKKRISWRRRLKMLCDICRGLMCMHRMKIVHRDLKSANCLVNKHWIVKICDFGLSRVLTTANMRDCSSAGTPEWMAPELIRNQPFTEKCDIFSLGVIIWELCTLQRPWEGVPSAQVVRAVGNDGTRLEIPEGPLGNLISDCWAEPDQRPNCEEILSRLMSCEMLI, from the exons ATGGAGGAAACACAAACAGACACTGTTCAAAACGAATCAAGGAATAAatctgtttcttcttcttcttcagatgGGGCTCTTAAATTTAAAAGAATGCATAGTGATCGCCACCTGGCGGATTCAGGAGGAGCACAAAGAGTGTCACAAGCCCTTTGGTCAACTGGAAATCTTTATGAGCCAATTCCTAGTGGATTCTATTCTATTTTACCT GAAAAAAGACTCAAAGAGAAATATGACATGATCCCTTCTCTTGAAGAGCTTCATGTGTTAGAATCAGAGGGGTTTAGGCTCAATGTTATTGTTGTTGATATGCATAAAGATAAGAAGGTGTCAATGTTACAGCAGCTGGCTTTGACTTTGGCAAAAGGGTTGACTTCTAATCCAGCTGCAGTAATTAAAAAGATAGGCGGATTG GTTTGTGACTTCTACAAACTCCCAAATGTGGAGTTAAATTATGCAAAAACTGCTTGGGAGGAAGTCTACAATGTACATAATCAAGGTATTCAGATGCTAGGTCAAATAAAGCATGGTTTTTGTCATCCACGTGCcattcttttcaaagttcttgcAGATACTGTTGGCCTTGACTGTAGGGTTATGGTG GGTTTACCAAAGGAAGCAGAATCAGAGAGAACAGATTCACACAGGCACGTGTCTGTTATTGTGGAGCTGAATTCTACTGAATTACTGGTTGATATAGTGAGGTATCCAGGACATTTGGTACCCTTTTCAACAAAGGCAGTATACATGTCTCATGTGTATGTCATTGGTCAAGGTGATTCTGGAGAAAATGACTCATGTGATTCTCCTATTGAACCCAACAGTCCTGTACATGGTGCTGCAGAAAACACGGATGAAGG TGACCCTAATGCAGCAAATGCAACATGGGGGCGCAACAAAAATGCACTTGCTGAACAAAGCACACCCAGTTCAAG TCCAGAGCATTATTTATTTAGAGGGCATGGAAGATCTATGCTTGGTGGTCATAAAGATTCTCCCAAAGGATATGGACATGGCATGACAGTATCAAG GTCAGCAGGGGCATCACCTACAGGAAGCCGAAGAAGACGAAGGAGAAGTAGTGCTACTATGATTCCAGAAATTGGTGATGACATTGTAAG GGTTGTGAGAGCAATGAATGATACTTTGAAGAGAAATCATCCTCCAAGGGAACTTGTTGATGAACATGGCACTAGTCCAGATCATCAGGAAAAT GCATCTGGTTCACATAACCATAGGAGGCAAACGAGTTGTCCAAAAGCCATCTCTTTACCTTCATCTCCTCATAAGTATAGGACTCGTGTTCTTGGTTCTGATAAAAATGGAACTGAAAAATTAGAAGGAAATTTCGATATGATCACAGCATGGAATAAGTTGCTTGAATCTTCCTCCATTGGGAATGAACCATGGTTTCCATATCATGAATGGAATATTGACTTTTCTGAACTCACTGTTGGTTCACGTGTTGGCATAG GGTTTTTTGGGGAAGTTTTCCGAGGTACTTGGAATGGAATAGAGGTTGCTATTAAAGTGTTACTTGAACAGGAAGTAAGTGCGGAAAATATTGAAGATTTTTGCAATGAGATTTCCATATTAAG TCGACTTCGCCACCCAAATG TTATATTGTTCCTTGGTGCCTGTACAACGCCTCCTCACTTTTCATTGATCACTGAATACATGGACATGGGGTCACTATATTACCTGATTCATGTGAGTGGGTTAAAAAAAAGAATTAGCTGGCGAAGGAGACTCAAAATGCTGTGTGATATATGCAG GGGTCTAATGTGTATGCATCGAATGAAAATAGTGCACCGTGATCTGAAAAGTGCGAATTGCTTAGTGAATAAGCATTGGATAGTGAAGATTTGTGATTTTGGGCTGTCACGGGTACTAACAACCGCAAACATGAGAGATTGTTCGTCTGCAGGGACTCCAGAGTGGATGGCACCCGAACTCATTCGCAATCAACCCTTTACTGAAAAATGTGATATTTTCAGCCTCGGTGTCATAATTTGGGAACTATGTACTCTTCAGAGACCATGGGAAGGTGTCCCATCAGCCCAA GTGGTTCGTGCAGTTGGTAATGATGGAACACGACTTGAAATTCCTGAAGGTCCTTTGGGAAACCTAATATCAG ATTGTTGGGCAGAACCAGATCAACGACCTAACTGTGAAGAAATTTTGTCACGCTTAATGAGCTGCGAGATGCTGATTTAA